The proteins below come from a single Eucalyptus grandis isolate ANBG69807.140 chromosome 3, ASM1654582v1, whole genome shotgun sequence genomic window:
- the LOC108960052 gene encoding mediator of RNA polymerase II transcription subunit 15a-like isoform X1 yields the protein MSSQFQQQQQQQQQQNMLQPTQLQASQQSVLQTSSVMQPPSMQPAPLAGVQQNQQSSVPQSTQSMKSYSSTFVVSTDSSAQTGHSAGGDWQEEAYQKVLYHCLVLFIKFYGMQLKSMREAYLPELNEMYQKISIKLQQHESLPLQPKSDQLDNLKNFKLILERIIAFLQVNKADIVPSFKEKLVHYEKQIINFINTSRPRKVAIQQGQLAPPRVHSMQQQQQQQQQQQQQLQPQTTQVQSHENQMNPQLESMNLQGSVASMQQNNMGNLNHYSISLSGVSNAQQTMIDSLQPNSNMDSGTGNASSTMQVIGMGSMQQNPVAPQQVNMSTMQQQDGVYMLQSNVNKHQSNSNMLQCQPLKQQQEQQMLQTQQLKQQYQQPQMQQQLKQQLAAAAATAG from the exons ATGTCATCTCAATtccaacaacagcagcagcaacagcagcaacagAATATGCTACAGCCGACTCAGCTGCAGGCTTCTCAGCAGTCTGTCCTCCAAACATCTTCTGTCATGCAGCCGCCATCAATGCAACCAGCTCCTCTAGCTGGTGTCCAACAAAATCAACAGTCTTCAGTTCCACAGTCAACACAGTCCATGAAGAGTTATTCTTCTACTTTTGTAGTGTCTACTGATAGCTCTGCCCAAACGGGGCATTCGGCTGGGGGTGACTGGCAAGAGGAGGCTTACCAAAAGGTTTTGTACCACTGTTTAGTtttattcattaaattttatggaATGCAG TTGAAATCCATGAGGGAAGCATATTTACCTGAATTGAATGAGATGTACCAGAAAATATCTATCAAGTTACAGCAG CATGAGTCTCTTCCGCTACAGCCAAAGTCAGATCAGCTtgacaatttgaaaaattttaaattgatattgGAGCGCATAATTGCTTTTTTGCAAGTTAACAAAGCTGATATAGTGCCTTCTTTCAAGGAGAAGCTGGTTCATTATGAGAAACAGATTATAAACTTTATCAACACAAGTAGGCCCAGGAAAGTAGCTATTCAGCAAGGGCAACTTGCCCCTCCTCGTGTGCACTCaatgcagcagcagcagcagcagcagcagcagcagcagcagcaattgCAACCTCAAACTACTCAAGTGCAGTCACATGAAAATCAAATGAACCCTCAATTAGAATCAATGAATTTACAAGGTTCTGTAGCATCAATGCAGCAGAACAATATGGGAAATTTGAATCATTATTCCATATCTTTGTCTGGGGTTTCAAATGCACAGCAAACCATGATTGATTCCCTACAGCCGAATTCCAATATGGACTCTGGAACAGGTAATGCCTCGAGTACAATGCAGGTGATTGGTATGGGATCTATGCAGCAGAATCCTGTTGCTCCACAACAGGTGAATATGAGCACCATGCAGCAACAGGATGGGGTATACATGTTACAATCAAATGTCAACAAACATCAGTCTAATTCCAATATGCTTCAATGTCAGCCTCTCAAACAGCAACAGGAACAACAGATGCTACAGACACAGCAGCTTAAGCAACAATATCAGCAACCTCAAATGCAGCAGCAACTCAAACAACAgcttgcagcagcagcagctacAGCAGGCTAA
- the LOC108960052 gene encoding mediator of RNA polymerase II transcription subunit 15a-like isoform X3 encodes MSSQFQQQQQQQQQQNMLQPTQLQASQQSVLQTSSVMQPPSMQPAPLAGVQQNQQSSVPQSTQSMKSYSSTFVVSTDSSAQTGHSAGGDWQEEAYQKVLYHCLVLFIKFYGMQLKSMREAYLPELNEMYQKISIKLQQHESLPLQPKSDQLDNLKNFKLILERIIAFLQVNKADIVPSFKEKLVHYEKQIINFINTSRPRKVAIQQGQLAPPRVHSMQQQQQQQQQQQQQLQPQTTQVQSHENQMNPQLESMNLQGSVASMQQNNMGNLNHYSISLSGVSNAQQTMIDSLQPNSNMDSGTGNASSTMQVIGMGSMQQNPVAPQQPLKQQQEQQMLQTQQLKQQYQQPQMQQQLKQQLAAAAATAG; translated from the exons ATGTCATCTCAATtccaacaacagcagcagcaacagcagcaacagAATATGCTACAGCCGACTCAGCTGCAGGCTTCTCAGCAGTCTGTCCTCCAAACATCTTCTGTCATGCAGCCGCCATCAATGCAACCAGCTCCTCTAGCTGGTGTCCAACAAAATCAACAGTCTTCAGTTCCACAGTCAACACAGTCCATGAAGAGTTATTCTTCTACTTTTGTAGTGTCTACTGATAGCTCTGCCCAAACGGGGCATTCGGCTGGGGGTGACTGGCAAGAGGAGGCTTACCAAAAGGTTTTGTACCACTGTTTAGTtttattcattaaattttatggaATGCAG TTGAAATCCATGAGGGAAGCATATTTACCTGAATTGAATGAGATGTACCAGAAAATATCTATCAAGTTACAGCAG CATGAGTCTCTTCCGCTACAGCCAAAGTCAGATCAGCTtgacaatttgaaaaattttaaattgatattgGAGCGCATAATTGCTTTTTTGCAAGTTAACAAAGCTGATATAGTGCCTTCTTTCAAGGAGAAGCTGGTTCATTATGAGAAACAGATTATAAACTTTATCAACACAAGTAGGCCCAGGAAAGTAGCTATTCAGCAAGGGCAACTTGCCCCTCCTCGTGTGCACTCaatgcagcagcagcagcagcagcagcagcagcagcagcagcaattgCAACCTCAAACTACTCAAGTGCAGTCACATGAAAATCAAATGAACCCTCAATTAGAATCAATGAATTTACAAGGTTCTGTAGCATCAATGCAGCAGAACAATATGGGAAATTTGAATCATTATTCCATATCTTTGTCTGGGGTTTCAAATGCACAGCAAACCATGATTGATTCCCTACAGCCGAATTCCAATATGGACTCTGGAACAGGTAATGCCTCGAGTACAATGCAGGTGATTGGTATGGGATCTATGCAGCAGAATCCTGTTGCTCCACAACAG CCTCTCAAACAGCAACAGGAACAACAGATGCTACAGACACAGCAGCTTAAGCAACAATATCAGCAACCTCAAATGCAGCAGCAACTCAAACAACAgcttgcagcagcagcagctacAGCAGGCTAA
- the LOC108960052 gene encoding mediator of RNA polymerase II transcription subunit 15a-like isoform X2 produces MSSQFQQQQQQQQQQNMLQPTQLQASQQSVLQTSSVMQPPSMQPAPLAGVQQNQQSSVPQSTQSMKSYSSTFVVSTDSSAQTGHSAGGDWQEEAYQKLKSMREAYLPELNEMYQKISIKLQQHESLPLQPKSDQLDNLKNFKLILERIIAFLQVNKADIVPSFKEKLVHYEKQIINFINTSRPRKVAIQQGQLAPPRVHSMQQQQQQQQQQQQQLQPQTTQVQSHENQMNPQLESMNLQGSVASMQQNNMGNLNHYSISLSGVSNAQQTMIDSLQPNSNMDSGTGNASSTMQVIGMGSMQQNPVAPQQVNMSTMQQQDGVYMLQSNVNKHQSNSNMLQCQPLKQQQEQQMLQTQQLKQQYQQPQMQQQLKQQLAAAAATAG; encoded by the exons ATGTCATCTCAATtccaacaacagcagcagcaacagcagcaacagAATATGCTACAGCCGACTCAGCTGCAGGCTTCTCAGCAGTCTGTCCTCCAAACATCTTCTGTCATGCAGCCGCCATCAATGCAACCAGCTCCTCTAGCTGGTGTCCAACAAAATCAACAGTCTTCAGTTCCACAGTCAACACAGTCCATGAAGAGTTATTCTTCTACTTTTGTAGTGTCTACTGATAGCTCTGCCCAAACGGGGCATTCGGCTGGGGGTGACTGGCAAGAGGAGGCTTACCAAAAG TTGAAATCCATGAGGGAAGCATATTTACCTGAATTGAATGAGATGTACCAGAAAATATCTATCAAGTTACAGCAG CATGAGTCTCTTCCGCTACAGCCAAAGTCAGATCAGCTtgacaatttgaaaaattttaaattgatattgGAGCGCATAATTGCTTTTTTGCAAGTTAACAAAGCTGATATAGTGCCTTCTTTCAAGGAGAAGCTGGTTCATTATGAGAAACAGATTATAAACTTTATCAACACAAGTAGGCCCAGGAAAGTAGCTATTCAGCAAGGGCAACTTGCCCCTCCTCGTGTGCACTCaatgcagcagcagcagcagcagcagcagcagcagcagcagcaattgCAACCTCAAACTACTCAAGTGCAGTCACATGAAAATCAAATGAACCCTCAATTAGAATCAATGAATTTACAAGGTTCTGTAGCATCAATGCAGCAGAACAATATGGGAAATTTGAATCATTATTCCATATCTTTGTCTGGGGTTTCAAATGCACAGCAAACCATGATTGATTCCCTACAGCCGAATTCCAATATGGACTCTGGAACAGGTAATGCCTCGAGTACAATGCAGGTGATTGGTATGGGATCTATGCAGCAGAATCCTGTTGCTCCACAACAGGTGAATATGAGCACCATGCAGCAACAGGATGGGGTATACATGTTACAATCAAATGTCAACAAACATCAGTCTAATTCCAATATGCTTCAATGTCAGCCTCTCAAACAGCAACAGGAACAACAGATGCTACAGACACAGCAGCTTAAGCAACAATATCAGCAACCTCAAATGCAGCAGCAACTCAAACAACAgcttgcagcagcagcagctacAGCAGGCTAA